In Kocuria turfanensis, a single genomic region encodes these proteins:
- the sucC gene encoding ADP-forming succinate--CoA ligase subunit beta — translation MDLFEYQARDLFEKHGVPVLQGIVATTPEEAKAAAEKIGGVTVVKAQVKVGGRGKAGGVKVAKTADEAYEYAQQILGMDIKGHTVHRVMIAQGADIAEEYYFSILLDRANRSYLAMCSVEGGVEIEQLAVERPEALARVEVVPTEGITEAKAREIVAQAKFDEETAAKVVPVLVKLWDVFKKEDATLVEVNPLVKTGDGQVIALDGKVTLDENAEFRQADHAELVDKSSADPLEEKAKEHDLNYVKLDGEVGIIGNGAGLVMSTLDVVAYAGEKHGDVKPANFLDIGGGASAEVMAAGLDVILNDPQVKSVFVNVFGGITACDAVANGIVKALEILGDEEDKPLVVRLDGNNVEEGRRILAAANHPLVTLAETMDEGADKAAELAHAAN, via the coding sequence GTGGACCTGTTCGAATACCAGGCACGCGACCTGTTCGAGAAGCACGGCGTCCCCGTGCTCCAGGGCATCGTCGCGACCACCCCGGAAGAAGCAAAGGCCGCCGCCGAGAAGATCGGCGGCGTCACCGTCGTGAAGGCCCAGGTCAAGGTGGGAGGGCGCGGCAAGGCCGGTGGCGTGAAGGTCGCCAAGACCGCCGACGAGGCCTACGAGTACGCCCAGCAGATCCTCGGCATGGACATCAAGGGCCACACGGTCCACCGGGTGATGATCGCCCAGGGCGCCGACATCGCCGAGGAGTACTACTTCTCGATCCTGCTGGACCGCGCCAACCGCTCCTACCTGGCCATGTGCTCCGTCGAGGGCGGTGTGGAGATCGAGCAGCTCGCCGTGGAGCGGCCCGAGGCCCTCGCCCGCGTCGAGGTCGTCCCCACCGAGGGGATCACCGAGGCCAAGGCCCGCGAGATCGTGGCGCAGGCGAAGTTCGACGAGGAGACCGCCGCCAAGGTCGTGCCGGTCCTGGTCAAGCTGTGGGACGTCTTCAAGAAGGAGGACGCCACCCTGGTGGAGGTCAACCCGCTGGTCAAGACCGGCGACGGGCAGGTCATCGCCCTGGACGGCAAGGTCACCCTGGACGAGAACGCCGAGTTCCGGCAGGCCGACCACGCCGAGCTCGTCGACAAGTCCAGCGCCGACCCCCTCGAGGAGAAGGCCAAGGAGCACGACCTCAACTACGTCAAGCTCGACGGCGAGGTCGGGATCATCGGCAACGGCGCGGGCCTGGTCATGTCCACCCTGGACGTCGTCGCCTACGCCGGGGAGAAGCACGGCGACGTCAAGCCGGCCAACTTCCTGGACATCGGCGGCGGCGCCTCGGCCGAGGTCATGGCCGCGGGCCTGGACGTCATCCTCAACGACCCGCAGGTCAAGTCCGTGTTCGTCAACGTCTTCGGCGGGATCACCGCCTGCGACGCCGTGGCCAACGGCATCGTGAAGGCCCTGGAGATCCTCGGCGACGAGGAGGACAAGCCGCTCGTGGTCCGCCTGGACGGCAACAACGTCGAGGAGGGCCGACGCATCCTCGCCGCCGCCAACCACCCGCTGGTCACCCTCGCCGAGACGATGGACGAGGGCGCGGACAAGGCCGCCGAGCTCGCCCACGCCGCCAACTGA
- the sucD gene encoding succinate--CoA ligase subunit alpha: MSIFLNKDSKVIVQGITGGEGTKHTGRMLAAGTQVMGGVNARKAGTTVAHQDKDGNDVELPVFGTVAEAVEKTGADVSIVFVPPAFTKDAVIEAIDAEVPLVVVITEGIPVQDSAEFWAYAKSKTDANGKQTTRIIGPNCPGIITPGESLVGITPANITGKGKIGLVSKSGTLTYQMMYELRDIGFTTAIGIGGDPIIGTTHIDALEAFEADPETEAIVMIGEIGGDAEERAADFIKANVTKPVVGYVAGFTAPEGKTMGHAGAIVSGSSGTAQAKKEALEAAGVKVGKTPSETAQLMREIFEGK, translated from the coding sequence ATGTCTATCTTTTTGAACAAGGACTCCAAGGTCATCGTTCAGGGCATCACCGGCGGCGAGGGCACCAAGCACACCGGCCGGATGCTCGCCGCGGGGACCCAGGTCATGGGCGGCGTCAACGCCCGCAAGGCCGGCACCACCGTGGCCCACCAGGACAAGGACGGCAACGACGTCGAGCTGCCGGTCTTCGGCACCGTCGCCGAGGCCGTCGAGAAGACCGGCGCGGACGTGTCGATCGTCTTCGTGCCGCCGGCCTTCACCAAGGACGCCGTGATCGAGGCCATCGACGCCGAGGTCCCGCTCGTCGTGGTCATCACCGAGGGCATCCCGGTGCAGGACTCCGCGGAGTTCTGGGCCTACGCGAAGTCGAAGACCGACGCGAACGGCAAGCAGACCACCCGGATCATCGGCCCGAACTGCCCCGGCATCATCACCCCGGGCGAGTCGCTGGTGGGGATCACCCCGGCGAACATCACCGGCAAGGGCAAGATCGGCCTGGTCTCCAAGTCCGGCACCCTGACCTACCAGATGATGTACGAGCTGCGGGACATCGGGTTCACCACCGCCATCGGCATCGGCGGCGACCCGATCATCGGGACCACCCACATCGACGCCCTCGAGGCGTTCGAGGCGGACCCCGAGACCGAGGCCATCGTGATGATCGGCGAGATCGGCGGCGACGCCGAGGAGCGTGCCGCGGACTTCATCAAGGCCAACGTGACCAAGCCGGTCGTCGGCTACGTCGCGGGCTTCACGGCCCCCGAGGGCAAGACCATGGGTCACGCCGGGGCGATCGTCTCGGGCTCCTCGGGCACCGCCCAGGCCAAGAAGGAGGCTCTCGAGGCGGCAGGCGTGAAGGTCGGCAAGACGCCGTCCGAGACCGCCCAGCTCATGCGGGAGATCTTCGAGGGCAAGTGA
- a CDS encoding tautomerase family protein codes for MPLVRIDVTENRRTPEQLRALADVVQDVMLDTFAAPPRDRYQIVTEHRPGQIIAEDTGLGLARTDDLVVVQVVQQGRSEAQKQAMYRALADRLEQRTGLDPQDLIVSVTENTREDWSFGRGVAQFLTGEL; via the coding sequence GTGCCCCTCGTGCGCATCGACGTCACCGAGAACCGCCGCACCCCCGAGCAGCTCCGCGCTCTGGCCGACGTCGTCCAGGACGTCATGCTCGACACCTTCGCCGCCCCGCCCCGGGACCGCTACCAGATCGTCACCGAGCACCGGCCCGGGCAGATCATCGCCGAGGACACGGGCCTGGGCCTCGCCCGCACCGACGACCTCGTGGTGGTCCAGGTCGTCCAGCAGGGCCGCAGCGAGGCCCAGAAGCAGGCCATGTACCGGGCCCTGGCCGACCGCCTCGAGCAGCGGACCGGCCTGGACCCGCAGGACCTGATCGTCTCCGTCACCGAGAACACCCGCGAGGACTGGTCCTTCGGCCGGGGCGTCGCCCAGTTCCTCACCGGAGAGCTCTGA
- a CDS encoding sugar phosphate isomerase/epimerase family protein codes for MAQQNATTATAGAAAQQQNPVLIGTAPDSWGVWFPDDPQQTPWERFLDEVAEAGYSWIELGPYGYLPTDPARLADELAQRNLQVSAGTVFTAFHRGADQWQEAWEPARKVAELTAAMGGEHIAVIPAMWRDDVTGEALENEQLSTEQWNALCEGHDRLGKVLREDFGLQQQFHSHADSHVCGQPDIETFLQRTDPELVTLCLDTGHAEYGGASSVDLIRKYPERIGYLHLKQIDPVVLERVRRENMTWAAANLAGVMVEPPAGLPDLAAVTAEVEKLDRPIFGIVEQDMYPVSSFDVPLPIATRTRSYLLGCGSRTSVR; via the coding sequence ATGGCGCAGCAGAACGCGACCACCGCGACCGCCGGCGCGGCGGCACAGCAGCAGAACCCCGTGCTCATCGGCACGGCCCCGGACTCGTGGGGCGTGTGGTTCCCCGACGACCCGCAGCAGACCCCGTGGGAGCGCTTCCTCGACGAGGTGGCCGAGGCGGGGTACTCCTGGATCGAGCTGGGGCCCTACGGCTACCTGCCCACCGATCCCGCCCGGCTCGCCGACGAGCTCGCCCAGCGGAACCTGCAGGTCTCGGCGGGCACCGTCTTCACCGCCTTCCACCGCGGCGCCGACCAGTGGCAGGAGGCCTGGGAGCCCGCCCGGAAGGTCGCCGAGCTGACGGCCGCCATGGGCGGTGAGCACATCGCGGTCATCCCCGCCATGTGGCGCGACGACGTCACGGGCGAGGCGCTCGAGAACGAGCAGCTGAGCACCGAGCAGTGGAACGCCCTGTGCGAGGGCCACGACCGGCTGGGCAAGGTGCTGCGCGAGGACTTCGGTCTCCAGCAGCAGTTCCACTCCCACGCGGACTCCCACGTGTGCGGCCAGCCCGACATCGAGACGTTCCTGCAGCGCACCGATCCCGAGCTCGTGACCCTGTGCCTGGACACCGGCCACGCCGAGTACGGCGGGGCGTCCTCGGTGGACCTGATCCGCAAGTACCCCGAGCGGATCGGCTACCTGCACCTGAAGCAGATCGACCCCGTGGTCCTCGAGCGCGTGCGCCGGGAGAACATGACCTGGGCCGCCGCCAACCTCGCCGGCGTCATGGTGGAGCCCCCCGCCGGCCTGCCGGACCTCGCCGCGGTGACCGCGGAGGTCGAGAAGCTCGACCGGCCGATCTTCGGCATCGTCGAGCAGGACATGTACCCCGTCTCCTCCTTCGACGTCCCGCTGCCCATCGCCACCCGCACCCGCTCCTACCTGCTGGGCTGCGGCTCGCGCACGAGCGTCCGCTGA
- a CDS encoding sugar phosphate isomerase/epimerase family protein, which produces MKIALDPTPFHHSHSLLEFPALAAELGYEYLQLTPHADFLPFFNHPKADDQLVADLRRACRDAGVQIASVLPVLRWSSPDPDAREAAVRYWKRAIRMTVDLGVTQMNTEFQGRPELAEESERAFYRSVEELLPMIEREGVHVAIDPHPDDFVEQGLAAWRVIRGVNSPHLGFVYVAPHTFHMEDAPLEIMAAVGDRLRVVHVGDTMDHHRSHGLRYITNPPGSAARVHQHLKIGDGDVDWDEFFGGLAANGFLDREDTVMVSSVFAENENAVEVSRYQLEQMRERAAAAQKVEVKA; this is translated from the coding sequence ATGAAGATCGCTCTCGACCCCACCCCGTTCCACCACTCCCACTCGCTGCTCGAGTTCCCCGCGCTCGCGGCCGAGCTCGGCTACGAGTACCTGCAGCTGACCCCGCACGCGGACTTCCTGCCCTTCTTCAACCACCCCAAGGCCGACGACCAGCTCGTCGCGGACCTGCGCCGGGCCTGCCGCGACGCCGGCGTGCAGATCGCCTCGGTGCTGCCGGTGCTGCGCTGGTCCTCCCCGGACCCGGACGCCCGGGAGGCCGCGGTGCGCTACTGGAAGCGCGCCATCCGGATGACCGTGGACCTCGGCGTGACCCAGATGAACACCGAGTTCCAGGGCCGGCCCGAGCTCGCCGAGGAGTCCGAGCGTGCGTTCTACCGCTCCGTGGAGGAGCTGCTGCCCATGATCGAGCGGGAGGGCGTGCACGTCGCGATCGACCCGCACCCCGACGACTTCGTCGAGCAGGGTCTCGCCGCCTGGCGCGTCATCCGCGGCGTGAACTCCCCGCACCTCGGCTTCGTCTACGTGGCGCCGCACACCTTCCACATGGAGGACGCCCCGCTCGAGATCATGGCCGCCGTGGGGGACCGGCTGCGGGTGGTGCACGTCGGCGACACCATGGACCACCACCGCTCCCACGGGCTGCGCTACATCACCAACCCGCCGGGCAGCGCGGCCCGGGTGCACCAGCACCTGAAGATCGGGGACGGCGACGTCGACTGGGACGAGTTCTTCGGCGGGCTCGCGGCCAACGGTTTCCTCGACCGCGAGGACACCGTGATGGTCTCCTCGGTCTTCGCCGAGAACGAGAACGCCGTGGAGGTCTCCCGGTACCAGCTGGAACAGATGCGCGAGCGCGCCGCCGCGGCGCAGAAGGTGGAGGTGAAGGCGTGA
- the iolC gene encoding 5-dehydro-2-deoxygluconokinase, which translates to MSYDVVTLGRISVDIYPDDVGVGLEDVTTFRKYLGGSPSNVAVAAARHGESAAVITRTGDDPFGTYLHRELTRYGVDDRFVTAVPGLQTPATFCAIRPPEDFPLYFYGRFPTAPDLQIRPEEIDAEAVREARILWSTVTGLCQEPSRSAHVAAHEARPREQLRADQHTILDLDYRPMFWTSEEEARSQVHELLQHVTIAIGNDKECAVAVGEGTPDEQADRLLAAGVRIAVVKLGPEGVMAKTRDERVVSAPVPVETVNGLGAGDSFGGAFCHGINQGWPLEQVLDYANASGAIVASRISCSDAMPTPDEVFQLLRERGRAVPEGATR; encoded by the coding sequence GTGAGCTACGACGTCGTGACCCTGGGGCGCATCAGCGTCGACATCTACCCCGACGACGTCGGGGTCGGCCTCGAGGACGTGACCACGTTCCGCAAGTACCTCGGCGGCTCCCCGTCCAACGTGGCCGTGGCCGCGGCCCGCCACGGCGAGTCCGCCGCGGTGATCACCCGCACCGGCGACGACCCGTTCGGCACCTACCTGCACCGCGAGCTGACCCGCTACGGCGTGGACGACCGGTTCGTCACGGCCGTGCCGGGACTGCAGACCCCCGCCACGTTCTGCGCGATCCGCCCGCCGGAGGACTTCCCGCTGTACTTCTACGGCCGGTTCCCCACGGCCCCGGACCTGCAGATCCGCCCCGAGGAGATCGACGCCGAGGCCGTGCGCGAGGCGCGCATCCTGTGGTCCACGGTCACCGGGCTGTGCCAGGAGCCCAGCCGCTCCGCCCACGTCGCCGCGCACGAGGCCCGCCCCCGGGAGCAGCTGCGCGCGGACCAGCACACGATCCTCGACCTCGACTACCGCCCGATGTTCTGGACCTCCGAGGAGGAGGCCCGGTCGCAGGTGCACGAGCTGCTGCAGCACGTGACCATCGCCATCGGCAACGACAAGGAGTGCGCCGTGGCCGTCGGGGAGGGCACCCCCGACGAGCAGGCCGACCGGCTGCTCGCGGCCGGCGTGCGCATCGCCGTGGTCAAGCTCGGCCCGGAGGGCGTGATGGCCAAGACCCGCGACGAGCGCGTGGTCTCCGCCCCGGTGCCGGTCGAGACCGTCAACGGCCTCGGCGCCGGGGACTCCTTCGGCGGCGCCTTCTGCCACGGCATCAACCAGGGCTGGCCGCTCGAGCAGGTGCTCGACTACGCCAACGCCTCCGGCGCCATCGTCGCGTCGAGGATCTCCTGCTCGGACGCCATGCCCACCCCCGACGAGGTATTCCAGCTGCTGCGCGAGCGCGGCCGCGCCGTTCCCGAAGGAGCCACCCGATGA
- a CDS encoding Cgl0159 family (beta/alpha)8-fold protein — translation MTTTSPAELDTADPRRYEHLSRIRLEDPRAVQRAADSRRRHPGPVHGRQNFVVAADHAARGALRVRGEHDAMADRRSLLDRLQIALANPQVDGVLASPDVLDDLLLLGALDGKLVFGSMNRGGLPGLVNEIDDRFTGHTAEALNKVGADGGKMLTRICFEDPHTTSVLENTAKAVDSLAALGLIAMVEPFISRITDRGIVNDLSADAVIRSVAIAQGLGGTSAHTWMKLPVVEEMERVMAATTLPTVLLGGDPSGRPDEVFATWEAALALPGVQGLTVGRTLLYPEDGDVAGAVATAASLLKGHPVEEGAAR, via the coding sequence ATGACGACCACGTCCCCCGCCGAGCTCGACACGGCCGATCCGCGCCGCTACGAGCACCTCTCCCGGATCCGGCTCGAGGACCCCCGGGCCGTCCAGCGCGCCGCCGACTCCCGGCGCCGCCACCCCGGTCCCGTGCACGGGCGGCAGAACTTCGTGGTCGCCGCCGACCACGCCGCCCGCGGCGCCCTCAGGGTGCGCGGCGAGCACGACGCCATGGCCGACCGGCGCAGCCTGCTCGACCGGCTGCAGATCGCCCTGGCGAACCCCCAGGTGGACGGCGTCCTCGCCTCCCCGGACGTGCTCGACGACCTGCTGCTGCTCGGGGCCCTCGACGGCAAGCTCGTCTTCGGCTCCATGAACCGCGGCGGCCTGCCGGGCCTGGTCAACGAGATCGACGACCGCTTCACCGGGCACACCGCCGAGGCGCTGAACAAGGTCGGCGCCGACGGCGGCAAGATGCTCACCCGCATCTGCTTCGAGGACCCGCACACCACCTCCGTCCTGGAGAACACCGCCAAGGCCGTCGACTCCCTGGCCGCCCTGGGCCTCATCGCGATGGTCGAGCCGTTCATCTCCCGGATCACCGACCGCGGGATCGTCAACGACCTCTCCGCCGACGCCGTGATCCGGTCCGTGGCCATCGCCCAGGGGCTCGGCGGCACGTCGGCGCACACCTGGATGAAGCTGCCCGTGGTGGAGGAGATGGAGCGGGTCATGGCGGCCACCACCCTGCCCACCGTCCTGCTGGGCGGGGACCCGAGCGGGCGGCCGGACGAGGTCTTCGCGACCTGGGAGGCCGCGCTGGCCCTGCCCGGCGTCCAGGGCCTCACCGTCGGGCGCACCCTGCTGTACCCGGAGGACGGCGACGTCGCCGGCGCCGTCGCCACCGCAGCCTCCCTGCTGAAGGGCCACCCCGTCGAGGAAGGAGCCGCCCGATGA
- the iolD gene encoding 3D-(3,5/4)-trihydroxycyclohexane-1,2-dione acylhydrolase (decyclizing) — MSTRTLSVSQALVAFLANQWTVDRIGAEEYRQRTIPGMFGIFGHGNVAGVGQALKQFQAEDPTVMPYYQGRNEQAQVHQAVGYARHTRRRATFAVSTSIGPGATNMVTGAALATTNRLPALLFPSDQFATRTPDPVLQQLERPDAGDITVNDVFRPVSRFFDRVVRPEQLFSALLSGMRVLTDPAETGAVTIALPQDVQAEALEVPEEFLAPREWRIRRPAPEEEDVRAAVAAIRAAERPVVIAGGGVHYAFATEALREFAEATGIPVAYTQAGVGVLDWDHPLCLGAVGSTGSTASNAVVAEADLVIGVGTRYEDFTTASRTAFQHPDVRFVNVNVAAFDAYKQGSSVPIVADARKTLVELTRALGGYRVGGDLAATVEREKQRWDATVDAAFGERHLPLPSQNEIIGAVNEAMDDRDVVVCAAGSLPGDLHKMWRVKDPYGYHVEYAFSCMGYEIAGGLGVKRAAVAEAERAGAPQDARDVVVMVGDGSYLMMHTELVTAVAEGLNLVVVLIQNHGYASIGALSEQLGSQRFGTKYRYLDGERHSFDEGATLPIDLATNAESLGVRVLRVECGDGVIERLKAAVEQAKAVPEGSGPVLVHVESDPLIDAPSSESWWDVPVTGTATLASTHEAYEVYQQHKARQRPLLGN; from the coding sequence ATGAGCACCCGCACCCTCTCCGTCTCCCAGGCGCTCGTCGCGTTCCTGGCCAACCAGTGGACCGTGGACCGGATCGGCGCCGAGGAGTACCGGCAGCGCACGATCCCGGGCATGTTCGGCATCTTCGGGCACGGCAACGTGGCCGGCGTGGGCCAGGCGCTCAAGCAGTTCCAGGCCGAGGACCCCACGGTCATGCCCTACTACCAGGGCCGCAACGAGCAGGCCCAGGTGCACCAGGCCGTCGGCTACGCCCGGCACACCCGCCGCCGGGCCACCTTCGCGGTGAGCACCTCGATCGGGCCCGGGGCCACGAACATGGTCACCGGCGCCGCGCTGGCCACCACCAACCGGCTGCCGGCGCTGCTGTTCCCCTCGGACCAGTTCGCCACCCGCACCCCGGACCCCGTGCTGCAGCAGCTGGAGCGCCCCGACGCGGGCGACATCACGGTCAACGACGTGTTCCGCCCGGTCTCCCGCTTCTTCGACCGCGTGGTGCGGCCCGAGCAGCTCTTCTCGGCGCTGCTGTCCGGCATGCGCGTGCTCACGGACCCGGCCGAGACCGGTGCGGTGACGATCGCGCTGCCGCAGGACGTGCAGGCGGAGGCCCTCGAGGTGCCCGAGGAGTTCCTCGCCCCCCGGGAGTGGCGGATCCGCCGCCCCGCCCCGGAGGAGGAGGACGTCCGTGCCGCCGTCGCGGCGATCCGCGCGGCCGAGCGGCCGGTCGTCATCGCCGGCGGCGGGGTGCACTACGCCTTCGCCACCGAGGCGCTGCGGGAGTTCGCCGAGGCCACCGGCATCCCCGTCGCCTACACCCAGGCCGGCGTGGGCGTGCTGGACTGGGACCACCCGCTGTGCCTGGGCGCCGTGGGCTCGACCGGCTCCACCGCCTCCAACGCGGTGGTCGCCGAGGCCGACCTCGTGATCGGCGTCGGCACCCGCTACGAGGACTTCACCACCGCCTCCCGCACCGCCTTCCAGCACCCGGACGTGCGCTTCGTCAACGTCAACGTCGCGGCCTTCGACGCCTACAAGCAGGGCAGCTCCGTGCCGATCGTCGCCGACGCCCGCAAGACCCTCGTCGAGCTGACCAGGGCGCTCGGCGGGTACCGGGTCGGCGGGGACCTGGCGGCGACCGTCGAGCGGGAGAAGCAGCGCTGGGACGCCACCGTGGACGCCGCCTTCGGCGAGCGGCACCTGCCGCTGCCCAGCCAGAACGAGATCATCGGAGCCGTCAACGAGGCCATGGACGACCGCGACGTCGTGGTGTGCGCCGCGGGCTCGCTGCCCGGGGACCTGCACAAGATGTGGCGGGTCAAGGACCCGTACGGCTACCACGTGGAGTACGCGTTCTCCTGCATGGGCTACGAGATCGCCGGCGGGCTCGGCGTCAAGCGGGCCGCGGTCGCCGAGGCCGAGCGGGCCGGGGCGCCGCAGGACGCCCGCGACGTCGTCGTCATGGTCGGCGACGGCTCCTACCTGATGATGCACACCGAGCTCGTCACGGCCGTGGCCGAGGGCCTCAACCTCGTGGTCGTGCTGATCCAGAACCACGGCTACGCCTCGATCGGCGCCCTGTCCGAGCAGCTGGGCTCCCAGCGCTTCGGCACGAAGTACCGCTACCTCGACGGCGAGCGGCACAGCTTCGACGAGGGCGCCACGCTGCCGATCGACCTCGCCACCAACGCCGAGTCCCTCGGCGTGCGGGTGCTGCGGGTCGAGTGCGGCGACGGCGTGATCGAGCGGCTGAAGGCGGCCGTCGAGCAGGCCAAGGCGGTGCCCGAGGGCTCCGGCCCGGTGCTCGTGCACGTCGAGTCGGACCCGCTGATCGACGCGCCCAGCTCCGAGTCCTGGTGGGACGTGCCCGTCACGGGCACCGCCACCCTCGCATCCACCCACGAGGCCTACGAGGTCTACCAGCAGCACAAGGCCCGGCAGCGCCCGCTGCTCGGCAACTGA
- a CDS encoding CoA-acylating methylmalonate-semialdehyde dehydrogenase, with amino-acid sequence MTQQTQQQIKHVEHFINGERTPGTGDRTQEIYNPATGEVSGILHLTTDEDLQATVAAARKAADTWGDVSLAKRTAVLFKFRELVASHTDELAALITAEHGKVLSDAKGEVGRGLEVVEFACGIAEQLKGEFSDQFSTGIDVYSFRQPLGVVAGITPFNFPVMVPLWMAPVAIATGNAFILKPSERDPSPSLLIAELWQRAGLPDGVFQVLHGGKEAVDGLLTHPDVDGISFVGSTPIAKYVHETATKHGKRVQALGGAKNHAIVLPDADMDSAADNLTAAAFGSAGERCMAVSVAVAVGEAADLLVDKLAARAQDITVGNGMDSSSDMGPVITPASRDRVVRIVTAAEEAGAAVVVDGRDLVVQDHENGFFVGPTVLDKVRQDMEAYEEEIFGPVLVVLRVDSLDEGIEIINANPYGNGTAIFTSSGAYARQFKRRVTVGMIGVNVPIPVPVAWHSFGGWKASLFGDHHIYGPDGVRFYTRGKAVTERWPEPHHASGASFAFPSSGDH; translated from the coding sequence ATGACACAGCAGACCCAGCAGCAGATCAAGCACGTCGAGCACTTCATCAACGGGGAGCGCACCCCCGGCACCGGGGACCGCACCCAGGAGATCTACAACCCCGCCACCGGTGAGGTGTCCGGCATCCTGCACCTGACCACCGACGAGGACCTCCAGGCCACGGTGGCCGCGGCCCGGAAGGCCGCCGACACGTGGGGCGACGTCTCCCTGGCCAAGCGCACCGCGGTGCTGTTCAAGTTCCGCGAGCTGGTGGCCTCCCACACCGACGAGCTGGCCGCCCTGATCACCGCCGAGCACGGCAAGGTCCTCTCCGACGCCAAGGGCGAGGTGGGCCGCGGCCTGGAGGTCGTCGAGTTCGCCTGCGGGATCGCCGAGCAGCTCAAGGGGGAGTTCTCCGACCAGTTCTCCACCGGCATCGACGTCTACTCCTTCCGTCAGCCCCTGGGCGTGGTCGCCGGCATCACCCCGTTCAACTTCCCCGTCATGGTGCCGCTGTGGATGGCCCCGGTGGCCATCGCCACCGGCAACGCGTTCATCCTCAAGCCCTCCGAGCGGGACCCGTCCCCGTCCCTGCTGATCGCGGAGCTGTGGCAGCGGGCCGGGCTGCCGGACGGTGTCTTCCAGGTCCTGCACGGCGGCAAGGAGGCCGTGGACGGGCTGCTGACCCACCCCGACGTCGACGGCATCTCCTTCGTCGGCTCCACCCCGATCGCGAAGTACGTGCACGAGACCGCCACCAAGCACGGCAAGCGGGTGCAGGCGCTGGGCGGGGCGAAGAACCACGCCATCGTCCTGCCCGACGCCGACATGGACTCCGCGGCCGACAACCTCACGGCGGCGGCCTTCGGCTCCGCCGGGGAGCGCTGCATGGCCGTCTCGGTGGCGGTGGCCGTGGGGGAGGCCGCAGACCTGCTCGTGGACAAGCTCGCCGCCCGCGCCCAGGACATCACCGTGGGCAACGGCATGGACTCCTCCTCCGACATGGGCCCGGTCATCACCCCGGCCTCCCGCGACCGGGTGGTGCGGATCGTGACCGCCGCCGAGGAGGCCGGCGCGGCCGTGGTCGTGGACGGGCGCGACCTCGTCGTCCAGGACCACGAGAACGGCTTCTTCGTGGGCCCGACCGTCCTCGACAAGGTCCGCCAGGACATGGAGGCCTACGAGGAGGAGATCTTCGGCCCCGTGCTGGTCGTGCTGCGCGTGGACAGCCTCGACGAGGGCATCGAGATCATCAACGCCAACCCCTACGGCAACGGCACCGCGATCTTCACGTCCTCCGGGGCCTACGCCCGCCAGTTCAAGCGGCGGGTGACCGTGGGCATGATCGGGGTCAACGTCCCGATCCCGGTGCCCGTGGCCTGGCACTCCTTCGGCGGCTGGAAGGCCTCCCTGTTCGGCGACCACCACATCTACGGTCCCGACGGCGTGCGCTTCTACACCCGCGGCAAGGCCGTCACCGAGCGCTGGCCCGAGCCGCACCACGCCTCCGGGGCGTCCTTCGCGTTCCCGTCCTCCGGGGACCACTGA